CCGGGATGAGGCTCTTCACGGTGCCTTCGCGCGGCATGGTCACGTCCATGCTCGGTACGGTGACCAGGCCGGCGGAAGCGTGGCTGACGAAGTACAGGTCGTAGACGGTCTTGGCGATGAAGCCGAAGGCGCCGATACCGACCACGAAGATCCCCAGGCTGAAGCCCACGGCACGCACGCGGCCGAAGAAGCCCATCGAGCTGTCGCCGCCCTTGTTCTTGCGCGCCTTGGTGAAGTTGTCACGCTGCAGGGTCGCCAGCACTTCGCCCATGCTGACCAGGTCGCCGGCCAGGTGCGAGGTGATCAGGTGGCGCAGGGTGGAGATGTCCTGGGCGTCGAGATTCTGGAATTGCGTGCCGACACGGCCGGTCTTGCTGTCGATGGTGCGGATCTGCAGTTCGACATCCATGGACAGGCCGAGGTTGTCGATCAGGAACTGCAGGCGTGCCTTGACGATCTCGCCGACGCGCAGCGCCGCCGGGTCGGGCGCGACGAAGCTCAGGCCACCGGCTGACAGGTCTTCGACCTTGACCACCGGGGCGTTTGGCGCACCGTTGAGCAGGCGCAGCTTGGCAGGCAGCTTGACCCGCGCATGCTGGCGCTGGGCTTCGGATTCATGCACGACATTGGCGTTCACGGCTGTATTCATGGTGAGTTTTCCTGATTGATCGATTGATTCAGAGGACCGGTCAGACCATGGTCAGCAGCACGGCGACAAAGATGCTGCCGGCTGAAAAGGTCATGGTTCGGGACGACCAGGTGTTGAACCAGCCTTGGAAGCTGGCCATGTCGCGGCTGAGTTTGGTGTCCTGGCGAGTCCAGGACTGGCGGTCGAGGCGGAAGAACACATAGATCTTCATCAGCGCGCCGACGATCTGGTTGTAATAGAGAATCACCGGATAGGCCGGGCCGATGCGGTGCCCCGAGCAGGACAGCAACAGGGTCAGGATCAGGCGGGTGATGCCGATCCACAGCAGGTACATCAGCAGGAACTGGCCGCCGTACTTGACGCTGGCGATGATGGCCACGGTCAGGCCGAGGATCGAGGTCCACATCGACACGCGCTGGTCGAACAGCACGATGCTGGTGAACAGCCCCAGGCGACGGATACCCAGCCCCAGGGCCCGGGAGTTCTGCCGCAGGTTGTTGCCGTACCAGCGGTACATCAGCTTGCGGCTGGCCTTGAAGAAGCTTTTCTCCGGCGGGTGCTCCACGGTGTTGATCGCGGCGTCCGGCACGTAGAAGGTGTCGTAGCCCAGGCGCATCAGGCTGAACCAGCTGGACTTGTCGTCACCGGTCAGGAAGCGGAAGGTGCCCAGGCGCCAGTGGTGCAGCGAGTCGGCTTCGACGTCGGCGATGAATTCCGGGTCGGTGACCACGGTGGCGCGGAACATCGACATGCGCCCGGTCATGGTCAGTACGCGCTTGGACAGGGCCATCGAGCACATGTTGATGTGCCGCTGGGCGAAGCGCAGCTTGTGCCATTCGCTCATGACGTAGCCGCCCAGTACTTCGCAGAATTCGTTGGTGGTCAGGCCACCGACGTTCGGGAACAGGTGGAACCATGGCACCGTCTTGGTCACCACGCCTTCGTTGAGCACGGTGTCGCCGTCGATCACCGCCACCACTGCACGCTCGTCGGGCATGTGCCGGGAAATGGCGCGGAAGCCGTAGGCCAGGCCGTCACGCTTGCCGGTACCGGGAATGCGCACGAAGTCGAGGGTGACGCGGTCTGGCGGATTGAGGCGTTCCCACAGGCTCTTGACCAGCAGTTCGTCGGACAGCTCCACCAGCGAGCAGACCACGGTGGTCGGCAGGCCGCAGTTGATCGCTTCCTTGATGACCGAGCTGTACACCTGGGCGGTGGTCGAGGCATCGATACGGAAGCTGGTGACCATCAGGAACACGTGCGACGGATCGGCGTCCTTGCCCAGCTTGCGCACCTTGCGGCGCAGGTGGGGGTAGACGATGTAGAGGAAAATCATGCCGCGCACGAAATGCGTGGCACCCATCGAGTAGCGCCAGATGCCGACGATACCGATGAGGAAAATGAAGTTCTTCGATTGCGAATCGAAGATGCTGGTTGGCAGCGCAGTGATCAGCGCACCCAGCAATGTCAGGTAAAACAGCCAACCGGCGGCCTGCAGAAGGCCGTTCTTGAGCCTGTCCATCAAAGAATCCTTCGGAAGAGTTGCAAGGTTCAAGCGGCAAGCCGCGAGTCGGGAGCCAGTGGCTCCGGACCCGGGCTTGATGCTGACAACTTGAAGCTTGTCGCTTGCAGCTTGCCGCTGGGTTTACCAGCAGATGCCTTCGGCGCGGCCGTGCTCGTGGGTCGGCTTGGACATGAAGCCCACCAGGTCGACGACACGCTTGCCTTCTGGCGCCTTGTCGGCCAGGGCGCGGAAGCGCTCGTCACCGTTACCGAGGATGATGACGTCGGAGTTGTTGATGACTTCGTCGAAGTCGGCGTTGAGCAGGGACGACACGTGAGGAATCTTCGATTCGATGTAGTCCTTGTTCGCACCGTGAACGCGGGCGTATTCGACGTTGCTGTCGTAGATGCTCAGCTCGAAGCCCTTGCCGATCAGCATCTCGGCCAGTTCAACCAGCGGGCTTTCACGCAGGTCGTCGGTACCGGCCTTGAAGCTCAAGCCCAGCAGGCCGACCTTGCGGGTGTCGTGGCTGGCGACGATGTCGAAGGCGTTCTGTACCTGGGAAACGTTGCTGCGCATCAGCGAGTTGAGCAGTGGGGCTTCCACGTCCAGGCTGCTGGCGCGGTAGGTCAGGGCACGAACGTCTTTTGGCAGGCAGGAACCGCCGAAGGCGAAGCCTGGGCGCATGTAGTACTTGGAGAGGTTCAGTTGCTTGTCCTGGCAGACCACTTCCATCACTTCACGACCATCGACGCCGACGGCCTTGGCGATGTTGCCGATCTCGTTGGCGAAGGTCACCTTGGTGGCGTGCCAGACGTTGCAGGTGTACTTGATCATTTCGGCGACGGCGACGTCCTTGCGGATGATCGGCGCGTCGAGTTCTTCGTAGAGGGACTGCAGCAGGTCACCGGAGGTCTTGTCGAATTCCCCGATGACGGTCATCGGCGGATGGTCGTAGTCCTTGATCGCGGTGCTTTCACGCAGGAATTCCGGGTTGACCGCCACGCCGAAGTCGACGCCGGCCTTCTTGCCCGAGCAGTCTTCCAGGATCGGGATGACCACGTTGGCGACGGTGCCTGGCAGCACGGTGCTGCGCACCACGACGGTGTGGCGCGAGGCCTTGTCGCGCAGCACGTAACCGATTTCACGGCAGACCGATTCGATGTATTCCAGACCCAGATCGCCGTTCTTCTTGCTTGGCGTGCCGACGCAGATCATCGACAGGTCGGTGTCGCGGATGGCTTCGGAGAAGTCGGTCGTACCGCGCAGTTTGCCGGTGCGGATACCTTGTTCCAGAAGTTCGCCCAGACCGGGTTCGACGATGGGGGACTTGCCGCTGTTGATCAGGGCGATCTTGTCGGCGGAGATGTCCACGCCCACTACATCATGACCCCGTGCAGATAGGCATCCGGCACAGACTGCACCGACATAACCCAAACCAAAAATGCTGATACGCATCGCACTCTCCTCGATTGTTCACGCCATAAGTTGGCTGGATATAAACTTTGGCCAGCAGCTGCCACACGTCACGCAGCGACGGCTTATTTAAGCCGTGCAACTAACGGAGGCATGTTTAATAGGTGAGTTGCCGAATAGGGCGCCGCTCACTCAACTGACATCAAATACGAACGGCAAGTATCCGGCCCGAGCGGGCGGGGGTCTTGCTCTGAGATTTGTGTATCACCTTGCGAAGGCGCTCAGCAGCCCATGTGATCAGAAAACCCTTGATTCAGAGCCTCGGGCATTGCTGTCTTGTCCTGTCTGGAGCATTCCTTCGACACACGTCATGGTCAGATTAACCAACTTTGGTGTGATTCCTTATTCGATGCACAACAGCGATTTGTTAGTAGTCTGCAATGTCATCGAACGAGTCCGGTAATAACTTCATCAGCTTCTCTTCCTTGTGTAAGCCATCGCCTACATGAAGG
The Pseudomonas sp. DTU_2021_1001937_2_SI_NGA_ILE_001 DNA segment above includes these coding regions:
- the alg8 gene encoding mannuronan synthase, giving the protein MDRLKNGLLQAAGWLFYLTLLGALITALPTSIFDSQSKNFIFLIGIVGIWRYSMGATHFVRGMIFLYIVYPHLRRKVRKLGKDADPSHVFLMVTSFRIDASTTAQVYSSVIKEAINCGLPTTVVCSLVELSDELLVKSLWERLNPPDRVTLDFVRIPGTGKRDGLAYGFRAISRHMPDERAVVAVIDGDTVLNEGVVTKTVPWFHLFPNVGGLTTNEFCEVLGGYVMSEWHKLRFAQRHINMCSMALSKRVLTMTGRMSMFRATVVTDPEFIADVEADSLHHWRLGTFRFLTGDDKSSWFSLMRLGYDTFYVPDAAINTVEHPPEKSFFKASRKLMYRWYGNNLRQNSRALGLGIRRLGLFTSIVLFDQRVSMWTSILGLTVAIIASVKYGGQFLLMYLLWIGITRLILTLLLSCSGHRIGPAYPVILYYNQIVGALMKIYVFFRLDRQSWTRQDTKLSRDMASFQGWFNTWSSRTMTFSAGSIFVAVLLTMV
- a CDS encoding alginate biosynthesis protein Alg44, with protein sequence MNTAVNANVVHESEAQRQHARVKLPAKLRLLNGAPNAPVVKVEDLSAGGLSFVAPDPAALRVGEIVKARLQFLIDNLGLSMDVELQIRTIDSKTGRVGTQFQNLDAQDISTLRHLITSHLAGDLVSMGEVLATLQRDNFTKARKNKGGDSSMGFFGRVRAVGFSLGIFVVGIGAFGFIAKTVYDLYFVSHASAGLVTVPSMDVTMPREGTVKSLIPVNQVAEKGAPLASFDTNMLELLKGGLTGDDLQPTKIEELYGKQLSGTLTSPCDCVVARQLVADGQYAAKGQVIFQLVPRNTPATVEARFTYRQFRDVKPGTAVSFQIAGEDQVRTGRVISSTNLTDKDLSTDIRVQIKPDESLNSSLIGRPVEVVSDRGPSMNWLVDKAVAAGL
- a CDS encoding nucleotide sugar dehydrogenase — translated: MRISIFGLGYVGAVCAGCLSARGHDVVGVDISADKIALINSGKSPIVEPGLGELLEQGIRTGKLRGTTDFSEAIRDTDLSMICVGTPSKKNGDLGLEYIESVCREIGYVLRDKASRHTVVVRSTVLPGTVANVVIPILEDCSGKKAGVDFGVAVNPEFLRESTAIKDYDHPPMTVIGEFDKTSGDLLQSLYEELDAPIIRKDVAVAEMIKYTCNVWHATKVTFANEIGNIAKAVGVDGREVMEVVCQDKQLNLSKYYMRPGFAFGGSCLPKDVRALTYRASSLDVEAPLLNSLMRSNVSQVQNAFDIVASHDTRKVGLLGLSFKAGTDDLRESPLVELAEMLIGKGFELSIYDSNVEYARVHGANKDYIESKIPHVSSLLNADFDEVINNSDVIILGNGDERFRALADKAPEGKRVVDLVGFMSKPTHEHGRAEGICW